The Bubalus kerabau isolate K-KA32 ecotype Philippines breed swamp buffalo chromosome X, PCC_UOA_SB_1v2, whole genome shotgun sequence genome has a segment encoding these proteins:
- the LOC129640187 gene encoding melanoma-associated antigen B2-like, protein MPHGQKSKHRAREKRRQARAETQGLHDQASTSRGEETTSSSPPDTESAPSSSSAAGTSKGPQGAQGTTSAAAGAIPKRSGGGGAARSRSAAHGAARYRSGVGAKGQVHKGENSSQASAAAASSYTDILTRKAEILVEYLLFKYKMSELIERSEMLQEINRRYKKQFPEILSRASERMELVFGLVLKEVRPNSHCYTLVSNLDLSDSESMRGDGGLPKNGLLMPLLGVIYLNGNHAPEEKIWKFLNMLGIYDGRSHFIFGEPRKLITEDLVREKYLEYRQVPGSDPPRYEFLCGPKALTETSKTKVLQFLAKVKDSVRPALQPQYEEAWREEVESTGARGAARAGTSASTRPGTAASAAAGRSVSARPGTAASASTGPSALATAHPRAESSRSSRP, encoded by the coding sequence ATgccccatgggcagaagagtaaGCACCGTGCTCGTGAGAAACGTCGCCAGGCCCGAGCTGAGACCCAGGGTCTTCATGATCAGGCGTCCACATCTAGGGGAGAagagaccacctcctcctcccctcctgatacAGAGAGCGCTCCGTCAAGCTCGTCTGCTGCTGGCACCTCCAAGGGGCCTCAGGGAGCCCAAGGCACCACCAGTGCTGCTGCAGGTGCTATACCCAAAAGATCTGGTGGTGGTGGCGCAGCACGCTCGAGATCTGCAGCGCATGGCGCAGCACGCTATAGATCTGGTGTAGGTGCCAAGGGCCAAGTTCATAAAGGTGAAAATTCCTCCCaagcctcagctgctgctgcgaGCTCTTACACAGATATTCTGACCAGGAAGGCAGAGATATTGGTGGAGTACCTGCTGTTTAAGTATAAGATGAGCGAGCTCATTGAGAGGTCTGAAATGCTGCAGGAAATCAATAGAAGGTACAAGAAACAATTCCCTGAGATCCTTAGCAGGGCCTCTGAGCGTATGGAGCTGGTGTTTGGCCTGGTGCTGAAGGAAGTCAGGCCCAACAGTCACTGCTATACCCTGGTGAGCAACCTAGATCTCAGCGACAGTGAGTCTATGAGAGGTGACGGGGGGCTGCCGAAGAATGGTCTTCTGATGCCTCTGCTGGGTGTCATCTACCTGAATGGCAACCACGCCCCTGAggagaagatctggaagttcctgaATATGCTGGGCATCTATGATGGAAGAAGTCACTTCATCTTTGGAGAGCCCAGGAAGCTCATCACAGAAGATCTGGTGCGGGAAAAGTACCTGGAGTACCGCCAGGTGCCCGGCAGCGATCCCCCTCGCTATGAGTTCCTGTGCGGTCCTAAAGCGCTCACAGAAACCAGCAAGACAAAAGTCCTGCAGTTTTTGGCCAAGGTCAAGGATTCGGTCCGTCCTGCCTTGCAGCCGCAATATGAAGAGGCTTGGAGAGAGGAAGTAGAGAGCACCGGAGCCAGaggtgcagccagggctggcacttctgcctcaaccaggcctggcactgctgcttCAGCCGCTGCTGGCCGTTCTGTTtcggccaggcctggcactgctgcctcagccagcACTGGCCCTTCTGCTTTGGCCACTGCGCACCCCAGGGCCGAGTCCAGCCGCTCATCTCGCCCCTAG